One Novosphingobium sp. G106 DNA segment encodes these proteins:
- a CDS encoding helix-turn-helix domain-containing protein: MQTKSSPVVARVVGVLNFFLEHPDHPFSLTQISKSLRLSRATTHLILLSFVEAGYLYRRTDKSYILGSMIPALTASAGQKVSTFPVGRDEMRALADDLDLVASALFIEEGEIVVRERIAAISHLGRPARMTVIRYSLYPANGAFLLPLSDREIRTKLAMALPPLSQQDLEMIWKQVAFGRKYGFVLTLEGPDRSFDPSVLSASMFVEDLAAGEFVSPWFLAAPVLSADRTVQFVITIHGLEGPTSSERIFAIGQRLKDGCDAIGRFYGR; encoded by the coding sequence ATGCAGACGAAGAGTTCACCTGTAGTCGCTCGGGTGGTCGGTGTACTGAATTTTTTCCTCGAGCATCCCGACCACCCGTTCAGCCTCACTCAGATTTCTAAATCGCTTCGTTTAAGCCGAGCGACGACCCACCTTATTCTGCTGAGCTTCGTTGAGGCAGGCTATTTGTACAGGCGCACTGATAAATCATACATTCTGGGATCAATGATCCCGGCCCTGACAGCAAGCGCTGGCCAAAAAGTCTCGACGTTTCCCGTGGGCCGTGATGAGATGCGCGCGCTGGCCGACGATCTCGATCTCGTCGCCTCCGCCTTGTTCATTGAGGAAGGTGAAATCGTTGTTCGCGAGCGTATTGCGGCAATCAGTCACCTGGGAAGGCCGGCGCGGATGACGGTGATTCGCTATTCCCTATATCCTGCGAATGGAGCGTTCCTCCTGCCGCTCAGCGACCGTGAGATACGGACAAAGCTGGCGATGGCTTTGCCGCCCTTGTCGCAGCAAGACCTCGAAATGATCTGGAAACAAGTGGCATTCGGTAGGAAGTACGGGTTCGTCCTGACATTGGAGGGTCCAGATCGCTCGTTCGATCCAAGCGTGCTCTCAGCCAGCATGTTTGTCGAGGATCTGGCGGCAGGTGAGTTTGTGTCTCCCTGGTTCTTGGCGGCGCCCGTCCTAAGCGCGGATAGAACGGTACAGTTTGTGATCACAATCCACGGCTTAGAAGGTCCTACGAGTTCTGAGCGCATCTTCGCGATTGGCCAGCGTCTGAAGGACGGGTGTGACGCCATCGGCCGTTTCTACGGCCGCTGA
- a CDS encoding AraC family transcriptional regulator, protein MEGLKEIIDSAASDGEARADAHHAMVRSDVLLNYDALVRSLGGDAEAIMRTVGISSSLLAEPNAVIPFRAVAQLLERSAAVLDCDDFGLRLASIQGGAKVLGPLEVVMRNSQSLGAAYRYCADHVHAYSDATRISLQQLPHGTMSFLRFDILIPKLPYQRQAVEQAMLLAQEAAKMITSGRTRAREVWFLHEAALPASMYQKYFGTTVRFCQGKNGLVFENGDLALPLQERDPQLLEMAKFFIDARFPTYLPQFSVRVRNMIEQTLASGDCCNANVATQLGMHPRTMQRRLREEGSCFESIKEEVRRDSALRYLTQTRMPLMRVAEMLGYSETSVLSRSCFRWFGASPRRVREQKGASPALSDPAQVAA, encoded by the coding sequence ATGGAAGGCCTAAAGGAAATCATCGATAGCGCCGCCTCAGATGGCGAGGCCCGTGCAGACGCTCACCACGCAATGGTGAGATCTGACGTACTGTTGAATTACGATGCGCTGGTGCGCTCATTGGGCGGCGATGCCGAGGCGATCATGCGAACGGTCGGTATCTCATCATCGCTTCTCGCAGAGCCAAACGCCGTAATCCCGTTCCGCGCGGTCGCGCAGTTGCTGGAGCGGTCTGCCGCCGTCCTCGATTGCGACGACTTCGGACTTCGATTGGCGAGCATTCAAGGAGGTGCGAAGGTCCTGGGACCCCTGGAGGTCGTGATGCGCAACTCTCAGTCTCTGGGCGCAGCCTACCGCTATTGTGCTGATCATGTGCATGCTTACAGCGATGCAACCCGGATAAGCCTGCAGCAATTGCCTCATGGCACCATGAGTTTCCTGCGGTTTGACATCCTCATACCGAAATTGCCTTACCAGCGGCAAGCGGTAGAACAGGCCATGCTCCTGGCTCAGGAAGCCGCGAAGATGATCACCTCGGGGCGCACGCGCGCACGAGAGGTCTGGTTTCTTCACGAAGCGGCTTTGCCGGCCTCCATGTATCAGAAGTATTTCGGAACCACCGTGAGATTCTGCCAAGGCAAAAATGGATTGGTGTTCGAGAATGGCGATCTTGCACTCCCGCTTCAGGAACGAGATCCTCAATTGCTTGAGATGGCGAAGTTCTTCATCGATGCCAGATTTCCAACTTACTTACCGCAGTTCTCCGTCAGGGTTCGCAACATGATAGAGCAGACGCTGGCGTCTGGCGATTGCTGTAACGCGAATGTCGCAACTCAGCTTGGTATGCACCCGAGAACGATGCAGCGCAGGTTGAGGGAGGAAGGAAGCTGCTTCGAAAGCATAAAGGAAGAGGTCCGCCGTGACTCGGCGTTACGATACCTGACCCAGACCAGGATGCCGCTTATGCGAGTTGCTGAAATGCTGGGCTACTCCGAGACTTCTGTCTTGTCGCGCAGCTGTTTCCGTTGGTTTGGGGCTTCTCCCAGGAGGGTAAGGGAGCAAAAAGGGGCGTCCCCGGCTTTGTCAGATCCTGCTCAGGTCGCTGCCTGA
- a CDS encoding helix-turn-helix domain-containing protein, with protein MQTKSSPAVTRVVAVLNFFLEHADQSFTLTQVAKSLHLSRATAHSILLGFVDAGYLHRQGDKSYTLALLLPSLASSARQRVSSVPMVQHELRALADEFDLIASVLFVEGEEIVVRDRVASVSHLGRAHPQSRVRYPFIPSGNVFLLPLAPEVIRDRISQIVSQPSAAMIESILNEVGYGKQHGFIAGFTTSRDKPEKNDLHLSDFASTEDQSQSFDPWYISAPVMGMRREVHFAISLSGFASPLDRAQILHIGRTLRMTCDRISQFYIERAD; from the coding sequence ATGCAGACCAAGAGTTCGCCGGCTGTTACCCGCGTGGTAGCAGTCCTAAATTTCTTTCTCGAGCACGCCGACCAGTCATTCACGTTGACGCAGGTGGCCAAGTCGCTTCACCTTAGCCGAGCGACTGCGCATTCAATTCTCCTCGGATTCGTCGACGCGGGCTACCTTCATCGACAAGGGGACAAAAGCTACACGCTTGCATTGCTGCTCCCTTCGCTGGCTTCAAGCGCGCGGCAACGCGTTTCGTCGGTTCCAATGGTTCAACATGAGTTGCGCGCCCTGGCAGATGAATTCGATCTCATTGCCTCCGTCCTGTTTGTGGAAGGCGAGGAGATCGTCGTGCGAGACCGGGTCGCGTCGGTATCTCACCTCGGACGTGCTCATCCGCAGAGCCGTGTGCGCTACCCATTCATTCCTTCGGGAAATGTGTTCCTTCTCCCGCTAGCGCCGGAGGTCATTCGGGACCGGATATCTCAGATCGTCAGCCAGCCATCCGCAGCTATGATAGAGAGCATTCTCAATGAAGTCGGTTATGGCAAGCAGCATGGATTCATTGCCGGTTTCACGACGTCGCGAGACAAGCCGGAGAAAAATGACCTTCACCTCAGTGACTTTGCTTCCACCGAGGACCAATCCCAGTCGTTTGACCCCTGGTACATCTCTGCGCCAGTCATGGGAATGCGGCGTGAGGTCCACTTCGCAATTTCCCTATCTGGATTTGCCTCCCCTCTCGATCGCGCCCAAATTCTGCACATCGGCAGGACACTACGAATGACATGTGATCGTATAAGTCAATTCTACATAGAACGTGCGGACTGA
- a CDS encoding SDR family NAD(P)-dependent oxidoreductase, producing MLEHFELNLWEKMMLELFGLDGKRFLFMGGEQAIGEASAQLLASFGSKVAFLDADLERAEASAFARCSQKANAFAFGPNVGRETAVAAAIEAAEQEIGPLDGMLSVVDLTEERRNQDLSPKLHSFFIAARNVAKQMIARGTSGSIVVAAPRDIASEGRATSDFGHARLAELVKSMASEWWEYGIRVNVIVPGNVVSRELAQASPDIEQARTRGLPMRSRDTVEDIAKAAAFFLSDMSPYVTGQILAIDTGQAAAAKPSSNFSAPQIAPFREMTPKSL from the coding sequence ATGCTCGAACATTTCGAACTAAATCTTTGGGAAAAGATGATGCTCGAACTGTTCGGGCTCGACGGAAAGCGCTTCCTTTTTATGGGCGGCGAGCAAGCGATCGGCGAAGCCAGCGCCCAGCTATTGGCAAGTTTCGGGAGTAAAGTCGCTTTTCTAGATGCCGATCTCGAGCGGGCCGAGGCGTCAGCGTTCGCAAGGTGCTCTCAAAAAGCGAACGCATTTGCCTTCGGCCCGAATGTTGGCCGCGAGACGGCCGTTGCCGCCGCCATCGAAGCAGCGGAGCAAGAAATCGGCCCCCTCGACGGCATGCTGAGCGTCGTCGACCTGACCGAAGAGCGCAGGAACCAAGATCTCAGCCCGAAATTGCACTCCTTTTTCATTGCGGCGCGGAATGTAGCAAAGCAGATGATCGCTCGCGGCACTTCGGGGTCAATTGTGGTCGCGGCACCGAGGGACATCGCGAGCGAAGGCCGCGCCACCAGCGATTTCGGGCATGCAAGGTTGGCCGAATTGGTGAAGTCAATGGCCTCCGAATGGTGGGAGTACGGAATACGGGTCAACGTCATAGTGCCTGGAAATGTCGTGTCGCGCGAGCTTGCGCAGGCGTCACCAGATATCGAGCAAGCACGCACGAGGGGCCTCCCCATGCGAAGTCGCGACACCGTGGAGGACATCGCCAAGGCGGCGGCATTCTTCTTGTCCGACATGTCTCCCTATGTAACCGGGCAGATCCTCGCGATTGACACTGGCCAGGCAGCAGCAGCCAAGCCGAGTTCGAATTTTTCGGCTCCACAGATCGCGCCGTTTCGAGAAATGACGCCAAAATCGCTTTAG
- a CDS encoding MaoC family dehydratase N-terminal domain-containing protein, translating into MSNTDEYLPLDASDLDNYVGRPLPVHQLREPVAVNDIRRWVQGMHYPNPLHFDPDYAAEGRWGDIVAPQSFVASTEIAHGVWPANVGKIENSALLFGGDEWWFFGPRIKAGEHIKCYPMPFDYKVTNTGFAGPTCFQRGDTTYINTNGERVALQRSTTIRYNVENARKKEAFQVTDEPEWTDEALAELDARKVEFIESIRALGHEKRLFSSVKEGDKLATNVLGPHSLPSFTTEWRAFPFTTWYGARRDFWSADQFAEAGYADDFQGHEGDPVMERFNPELTDGAYYGPSRGHLQPKWARKIGMPRGYGYGASMGAWIIDSLAAWAGEWGFVQHVAAQYRNPAFTGDATFIDGVVTGLRQETDVGIAEITISMTTQTGQVMAKAVAEVELPLA; encoded by the coding sequence GTGAGCAATACCGACGAGTATCTTCCGCTCGATGCGTCCGACCTGGACAACTACGTCGGACGTCCGTTGCCTGTTCATCAGCTGCGCGAACCCGTCGCCGTGAACGACATCCGTCGTTGGGTCCAAGGTATGCACTACCCGAACCCGCTTCACTTCGACCCAGATTACGCGGCAGAAGGCCGCTGGGGCGACATCGTGGCGCCCCAGAGTTTCGTTGCTTCGACCGAGATCGCACATGGTGTTTGGCCAGCCAACGTTGGCAAGATCGAGAATTCCGCTTTGCTATTTGGCGGCGATGAATGGTGGTTCTTCGGGCCCCGCATTAAGGCGGGCGAGCATATCAAGTGCTACCCTATGCCTTTCGATTACAAGGTAACAAACACGGGCTTTGCCGGTCCGACATGTTTCCAGCGGGGTGACACGACTTACATCAATACAAACGGCGAACGAGTGGCGCTCCAGCGCTCAACGACCATTCGCTACAACGTAGAGAATGCGCGAAAGAAAGAAGCCTTCCAGGTGACCGACGAACCTGAATGGACGGACGAGGCCCTAGCCGAGCTCGATGCCCGAAAGGTCGAGTTCATCGAAAGCATCCGAGCCCTGGGCCATGAGAAACGTCTATTTTCAAGCGTGAAGGAAGGCGACAAACTCGCGACCAACGTCCTGGGTCCCCATAGCCTGCCCTCGTTCACGACGGAATGGCGCGCGTTTCCGTTCACGACCTGGTACGGGGCAAGACGCGATTTCTGGTCCGCTGATCAGTTTGCGGAGGCCGGTTACGCAGATGATTTCCAGGGTCACGAGGGAGATCCTGTGATGGAACGCTTCAATCCCGAATTGACCGATGGCGCCTACTACGGTCCCTCGCGTGGTCACTTGCAACCAAAGTGGGCACGAAAAATCGGCATGCCTCGCGGCTATGGCTACGGCGCGTCAATGGGAGCCTGGATCATCGACTCCCTTGCGGCTTGGGCGGGCGAATGGGGCTTCGTCCAACACGTGGCAGCGCAGTATCGCAACCCGGCATTCACCGGGGACGCGACTTTTATCGACGGTGTCGTGACCGGCCTCAGGCAGGAAACAGACGTGGGAATTGCGGAAATCACAATCTCCATGACCACTCAGACAGGTCAGGTGATGGCGAAAGCGGTTGCTGAGGTCGAATTGCCGCTCGCCTGA
- a CDS encoding class I adenylate-forming enzyme family protein — protein MSVIFRRRQLGYSCKVQGSPLPGIELRIIAIGGNEVLQGGQEGEILVRGPTLMPHYVGMRREDSFDPDGWFHSGDIGFIDVNGYLHWTGRIKQMIKTGGANVSPSEIESAAASFGMLKLCRALGIPDHRLGEKIVLCAVLEEGADADETAIRSMLRDKLAAYKVPKSVLFFAIEDYPLTPSGKVKDAELRALAAARLGAHAEPHAT, from the coding sequence TTGTCAGTCATCTTTCGACGACGCCAACTCGGATACAGCTGCAAAGTTCAGGGCTCCCCCCTGCCCGGCATCGAACTTCGTATTATCGCCATTGGCGGCAACGAGGTGCTGCAAGGCGGCCAGGAAGGGGAGATCCTCGTGAGAGGCCCGACCCTGATGCCTCACTATGTCGGAATGCGGCGGGAAGACAGCTTCGATCCCGATGGCTGGTTCCATTCGGGGGACATCGGGTTCATCGATGTAAATGGCTATTTGCATTGGACCGGTCGGATCAAGCAAATGATCAAGACGGGCGGAGCGAATGTCTCTCCTAGCGAAATTGAATCGGCTGCCGCTTCATTTGGAATGCTCAAACTTTGCCGCGCGCTCGGAATCCCGGATCATCGCCTCGGGGAGAAAATCGTGCTGTGCGCAGTGCTAGAAGAAGGAGCTGACGCCGACGAAACGGCCATCCGCTCTATGCTTCGAGATAAGTTGGCAGCGTACAAGGTGCCCAAATCCGTGCTGTTCTTCGCGATCGAAGACTATCCGCTCACGCCATCAGGCAAGGTGAAAGACGCCGAATTACGGGCGCTAGCCGCGGCGCGCCTCGGCGCTCACGCGGAGCCGCACGCGACGTAG